Proteins from one Roseovarius nanhaiticus genomic window:
- a CDS encoding homocysteine S-methyltransferase family protein, whose amino-acid sequence MSDIILLDGSIGQELVKRAGDKPTPLWSTSVMQDRPGLTAEVHGAYFDAGATIASTNSYAVHRDRLRRDGLESDFAALIDCALTEAETARKAHDSGRIAGTLGPLGASYRPDLCPPPAEAAPLYAEIAGMMRGRVDILLIESAASVAQATGALMGCREAGLPVWLAVTVMDDNGNRLRSGERVDELADVIATYKPEAVLINCTRPEAVGAGLIRLREFGLPFGAYANGFDHITAGFLEDSPTVDALSARRDLTPELYADFAMGWIAQGATIVGGCCEVGPDHIAELAARLRSAGHTIV is encoded by the coding sequence ATGAGCGATATCATCCTTCTGGACGGCTCAATCGGGCAGGAACTGGTCAAGCGCGCCGGGGACAAGCCAACGCCGCTTTGGTCGACCAGCGTGATGCAGGACCGTCCGGGGCTCACTGCCGAGGTGCATGGCGCCTATTTTGATGCAGGCGCCACCATTGCCAGCACCAACAGCTACGCGGTCCATCGCGATCGCCTGAGGCGCGATGGGCTGGAGAGCGATTTCGCCGCGTTGATAGACTGCGCCCTGACCGAGGCCGAAACAGCGCGCAAGGCTCATGACAGCGGCCGCATCGCCGGCACGCTCGGCCCCTTGGGCGCGTCCTACCGCCCGGATCTGTGCCCGCCGCCCGCCGAGGCCGCGCCGCTTTATGCCGAGATCGCGGGCATGATGCGTGGCCGCGTCGATATCCTGCTGATCGAAAGCGCAGCATCCGTCGCGCAGGCGACTGGCGCGTTGATGGGGTGCAGGGAGGCGGGCCTGCCCGTGTGGCTGGCGGTGACGGTGATGGATGACAACGGCAACCGCCTCCGCTCGGGCGAGCGGGTGGACGAGCTGGCCGATGTCATCGCCACCTACAAGCCCGAGGCCGTTCTGATCAACTGCACCCGCCCCGAGGCAGTGGGCGCGGGGCTGATCCGTCTGCGCGAGTTTGGCCTGCCCTTTGGGGCCTACGCAAATGGGTTCGACCACATCACGGCCGGTTTTTTGGAGGATTCGCCCACCGTGGATGCCCTCAGCGCCCGGCGCGACCTCACGCCTGAGCTTTATGCAGATTTCGCCATGGGTTGGATCGCCCAAGGTGCCACCATCGTCGGCGGCTGCTGCGAAGTCGGCCCGGATCACATCGCCGAGCTGGCCGCGCGTTTGCGCTCCGCCGGCCACACCATCGTCTGA
- a CDS encoding GcvT family protein has translation MMDLPTKARVVIIGGGVVGCSVAYHLAKLGWTDIVLLERKALTSGTTWHAAGLIGQLRTSNTMTKLARYTAGLYTTLEEETGVATGFRQVGSVSAALTSERLEELYRAAAMARAFDVPAEELSASEVKEHYPHLNLDGVTGGIWLPTDGQADPANIALALAKGARQGGARVQERVRVTGIAKTGRRVTGVDWASDDGTAEGHIECDMIVNCAGMWGHEVGRMAGINVPLHACEHFYIVTEPIEGLSQLPVLRVPDECTYYKEDAGKMLVGAFEPLAKPWGMNGIPESFEFDQLPEDFDHFEPILEAACNRLPMLAEAGIHTFFNGPESFTPDDAYHLGLAPQMDNVWVAAGFNSIGIQSAGGAGHALSQWMDSGEKPFDLGGVDIGRMQPFQGNKTYLFERSKETLGLLYADHFPHRQKATARGIRRTPFHHQLLNEGAVMGEAAGWERANWFARAGQEREYRYSWKRQNWFDNSAAEHRAIRENVGMYDMSSFGKLRVEGPDAEAFLNHVGGGDFSVPVGRIVYTQFLNSKGGIEADVTVTRLSETAYLVVTPGATRLADQTWMERHKGAHNVVITDVTAGEGVLAVMGPNARKVLQAVSPNDFSNAANPFGTAQEIELGMGLARAHRVSYVGELGWEVYVSADMAGHAFEVLREAGQAHGLTLCGMHAMDSCRIEKGFRHFGHDITSEDHVLEAGLGFAVKTAKPDFIGRDAVLRKKDEGLACRMLQFRLTDPEPLLYHNEPILRDGEIVGYVSSGNYGHHLGGAIGMGYVPCKGESAEEVLASSYEIDVAGSRVKAEASLRPMYDPKSTRVRAEGVASDGLRESAA, from the coding sequence ATCATGGATCTGCCAACCAAGGCCCGCGTGGTCATCATCGGCGGCGGCGTCGTCGGCTGCTCGGTCGCCTATCACCTGGCCAAGCTGGGCTGGACCGATATCGTCCTGCTCGAGCGCAAGGCGCTGACCAGCGGCACGACATGGCACGCGGCGGGCCTGATCGGGCAGCTGCGCACCTCGAACACGATGACCAAGCTCGCGCGCTATACCGCCGGTCTCTACACCACGCTCGAGGAGGAAACCGGAGTCGCCACCGGCTTCCGGCAGGTCGGCTCGGTCTCGGCGGCACTGACCTCCGAGCGGCTGGAGGAGCTTTACCGCGCCGCCGCCATGGCGCGCGCCTTCGACGTGCCCGCCGAAGAGCTGTCGGCCAGCGAGGTCAAGGAGCATTACCCGCATCTCAATCTGGATGGCGTCACGGGCGGCATCTGGCTGCCCACCGACGGGCAGGCCGATCCGGCAAATATCGCGCTGGCGCTGGCCAAGGGCGCGCGGCAGGGCGGCGCGCGCGTTCAGGAGCGCGTGCGCGTCACCGGCATCGCCAAAACGGGCCGCCGCGTCACCGGCGTCGATTGGGCCAGTGATGATGGCACCGCCGAGGGCCATATCGAATGCGACATGATCGTCAACTGCGCCGGGATGTGGGGCCATGAGGTGGGCCGCATGGCGGGCATCAACGTGCCGCTGCACGCCTGCGAGCATTTCTACATCGTGACCGAACCGATCGAGGGTCTGAGCCAGCTGCCGGTCCTGCGGGTGCCGGACGAGTGCACCTATTACAAGGAGGACGCGGGCAAGATGCTGGTCGGCGCGTTCGAGCCTCTGGCAAAGCCCTGGGGCATGAACGGCATCCCCGAAAGTTTCGAATTCGACCAGCTGCCCGAGGATTTCGACCATTTCGAACCGATCCTCGAGGCCGCGTGCAATCGCCTGCCCATGCTGGCAGAGGCAGGCATCCACACCTTCTTCAACGGGCCGGAATCCTTTACGCCCGACGACGCCTATCACCTCGGCCTCGCGCCGCAGATGGACAATGTCTGGGTCGCGGCGGGCTTCAACTCGATCGGCATCCAGTCGGCGGGCGGTGCGGGCCATGCGCTGAGCCAGTGGATGGATAGCGGCGAAAAGCCCTTCGATCTGGGCGGCGTCGATATCGGGCGGATGCAGCCCTTCCAAGGCAACAAGACCTATCTGTTCGAGCGCAGCAAGGAAACGCTGGGCCTGCTCTATGCCGATCATTTTCCGCATCGCCAGAAAGCCACTGCGCGCGGTATTCGCCGCACGCCATTCCATCACCAGCTGCTGAATGAGGGCGCCGTGATGGGCGAGGCGGCAGGATGGGAGCGCGCCAACTGGTTCGCGCGCGCGGGGCAGGAGCGCGAGTATCGCTATAGCTGGAAGCGGCAGAACTGGTTCGACAATTCCGCCGCCGAGCACCGCGCCATCCGCGAGAATGTGGGCATGTATGACATGTCCAGCTTCGGCAAGCTGCGCGTCGAAGGGCCGGATGCCGAGGCGTTCCTCAACCATGTCGGCGGCGGTGATTTCAGCGTCCCGGTGGGGCGCATCGTCTATACGCAATTCCTGAATTCCAAGGGCGGGATCGAGGCGGATGTGACTGTCACGCGCCTGTCCGAGACGGCCTATCTGGTCGTCACGCCGGGCGCGACACGGTTGGCGGATCAGACATGGATGGAGCGGCACAAGGGCGCGCATAACGTCGTCATCACCGATGTGACGGCGGGCGAGGGCGTGCTGGCGGTGATGGGTCCGAATGCGCGCAAGGTCTTGCAGGCGGTGTCGCCCAATGATTTCTCGAACGCCGCAAACCCCTTCGGCACCGCGCAGGAGATCGAGCTTGGCATGGGCCTCGCCCGCGCGCACCGCGTGTCCTACGTGGGCGAGCTGGGCTGGGAGGTCTATGTCAGCGCCGATATGGCCGGGCATGCCTTCGAGGTGCTGCGCGAGGCGGGGCAGGCCCATGGCCTGACGCTCTGCGGGATGCACGCCATGGACAGTTGCCGGATCGAAAAGGGCTTTCGCCATTTCGGCCATGACATCACCAGCGAGGATCACGTGCTGGAGGCCGGGCTGGGTTTTGCGGTCAAGACGGCCAAACCTGATTTCATCGGGCGCGATGCGGTGCTGCGCAAGAAGGACGAGGGGCTGGCATGCCGCATGCTGCAATTCCGCCTGACCGACCCCGAGCCGCTGCTTTACCACAACGAGCCGATCCTGCGGGATGGCGAGATCGTCGGCTATGTCAGCTCCGGCAATTACGGCCACCACTTGGGCGGCGCCATCGGCATGGGCTATGTGCCCTGCAAGGGCGAGAGCGCAGAGGAGGTGCTGGCCTCCAGCTACGAGATCGACGTGGCGGGTAGCCGCGTCAAGGCCGAAGCCAGCCTGCGGCCCATGTATGACCCCAAGAGCACGCGGGTGCGTGCGGAAGGCGTCGCCTCGGACGGCCTCAGGGAATCAGCCGCTTGA
- a CDS encoding enoyl-CoA hydratase/isomerase family protein, producing MIALERDEGIWTATIDRADKAGALTEEMLTRLAEIAEAAGGGDGARLLILTGVGKVFSAGADLGAMQGGLATSPVWERLSSAITALPCLSIAALNGTVAGGAIGMVLACDFRVAVPTAQIFYPVMQRGFLPQPSDPARLAALVGPARARRVLLAGERVDAQSALDWGLYDRIAAPEDLTGAAMDLADHALGASPAHVAAIKRLIP from the coding sequence ATGATAGCACTGGAGCGCGATGAGGGCATCTGGACCGCCACCATCGACCGTGCGGACAAGGCGGGCGCACTGACCGAAGAAATGCTGACGCGGCTGGCCGAGATCGCCGAAGCGGCAGGCGGCGGCGACGGCGCTCGGCTTTTGATATTGACCGGCGTCGGCAAGGTTTTCTCGGCTGGCGCCGATCTGGGCGCGATGCAGGGCGGGCTGGCCACGTCGCCCGTTTGGGAGCGACTGAGCAGCGCCATCACAGCCCTGCCCTGCCTCAGCATCGCGGCGCTGAACGGCACGGTTGCGGGCGGCGCGATCGGCATGGTGCTGGCCTGCGATTTTCGCGTGGCCGTTCCCACGGCGCAGATCTTCTACCCGGTGATGCAGCGCGGGTTCCTGCCGCAACCCTCGGATCCCGCGCGCCTCGCCGCGCTTGTCGGCCCGGCACGCGCGCGCCGTGTCCTTCTGGCGGGCGAGCGGGTGGACGCGCAGAGCGCGCTCGACTGGGGTCTCTATGATCGTATTGCGGCGCCAGAGGATTTGACCGGCGCCGCAATGGATTTGGCGGATCATGCGCTGGGGGCAAGCCCCGCACATGTTGCTGCGATCAAGCGGCTGATTCCCTGA
- a CDS encoding SDR family oxidoreductase: protein MTHSSATPDMTGKSVLITGASRGIGAEAARVFAEAGAHLVLMARSADALRDVAAPLGAETITGDVAQYADVAAAVALAEERFGKLDVLIGNAGVIEPIAMMDAADPEAWGRAIDINLKGVFHGMRAAMPGMKRAGGGTILTVSSGAAHNPMEGWSGYCASKAGAAMLTAAAHHESAARGLRVMGLSPGTVATQMQRDIKASGVNPVSQLDWETHIPADWPARALLWMCGAGADAYLGQEISLRDTAIRATIGLGQSA, encoded by the coding sequence ATGACACATTCCAGCGCCACGCCCGACATGACCGGAAAATCGGTCCTCATCACCGGCGCCAGCCGTGGCATCGGCGCCGAGGCCGCACGCGTCTTTGCCGAGGCAGGCGCGCATCTGGTGCTGATGGCCCGCTCCGCGGATGCACTGCGTGACGTGGCCGCACCTCTGGGCGCCGAGACGATCACCGGTGACGTTGCGCAATACGCGGATGTCGCCGCCGCCGTCGCGCTGGCCGAAGAGCGCTTCGGCAAGCTTGACGTGCTGATCGGCAATGCGGGCGTGATCGAGCCCATCGCGATGATGGACGCCGCCGACCCCGAGGCATGGGGCCGCGCCATCGACATCAACCTCAAGGGCGTTTTTCACGGGATGCGCGCCGCCATGCCCGGCATGAAGCGCGCGGGCGGCGGCACGATCCTGACCGTGTCCTCGGGCGCCGCGCACAACCCGATGGAGGGCTGGAGCGGCTATTGCGCCTCCAAGGCGGGCGCGGCGATGCTGACCGCCGCGGCCCATCACGAAAGCGCGGCGCGCGGGCTGCGGGTCATGGGCCTGTCGCCCGGCACGGTCGCCACGCAGATGCAGCGCGACATCAAGGCAAGCGGCGTCAATCCGGTCAGCCAGCTGGACTGGGAGACGCATATTCCGGCGGACTGGCCCGCCCGCGCGCTTCTGTGGATGTGCGGTGCCGGGGCTGACGCATATCTGGGACAGGAAATCTCGCTGCGCGATACCGCCATCCGCGCGACCATCGGTCTGGGGCAGAGCGCATGA
- a CDS encoding TldD/PmbA family protein encodes MTPTLDDLADALLAAARRAGADAADAIVSTGASQVIDVRGGALEQAERSEATDLGLRVLVGRRQANVSFSDIRRETLDILAERAVAMAREAPEDPHAGLADADQLARNWDMDALELADPSPEPEPAELQRRAAEAEAAALEVDGVSQVQASTAGYERRRVWLAASNGFAAGHTRTDWYVSCAAIAGTGAGMERDSDGDARLWDADLRAAADIGTRAGQRAAERLGARRPKTGAYPVLFDERISASLIGHLLGAANGAAVARGATWLRHKLGQQVLPEALSIIEDPHRVRVAGSRPYDGEGLPTQRRAIVENGVLTGWVLDLASARQLGMQSTANAKRGMSGPPRPGTWNIELTQGSASREDLIRDMGTGLLVTSMIGSTINSNTGDYSRGASGFWIENGEIAYPVNELTIAGNLHDMLMRLTPANDARTHLSSVVPSLLVEGMTLAGT; translated from the coding sequence ATGACGCCCACGCTTGACGATCTGGCCGATGCTCTCTTGGCGGCGGCGCGCCGCGCGGGCGCCGATGCCGCCGACGCAATAGTGTCCACGGGGGCGAGCCAGGTGATCGACGTGCGCGGCGGCGCGCTGGAGCAAGCGGAGAGGTCCGAGGCAACCGATCTGGGCCTGCGCGTGTTGGTCGGGCGGCGCCAGGCCAATGTGTCCTTCTCGGACATCCGGCGCGAGACGCTGGACATCTTGGCCGAGCGCGCCGTGGCCATGGCCCGCGAGGCGCCCGAGGATCCCCATGCGGGGCTGGCGGATGCAGATCAGCTGGCCAGGAATTGGGACATGGACGCGCTTGAGCTGGCCGATCCTTCGCCCGAGCCGGAGCCCGCCGAGTTGCAACGCCGCGCCGCCGAGGCCGAGGCGGCGGCGCTGGAGGTGGACGGCGTAAGCCAGGTGCAGGCCTCGACCGCCGGGTATGAGCGGCGGCGCGTTTGGCTGGCTGCCAGCAACGGCTTTGCCGCCGGGCACACGCGCACTGATTGGTATGTCTCCTGCGCCGCCATCGCCGGGACCGGCGCCGGGATGGAGCGCGACTCGGATGGAGATGCGCGCCTGTGGGACGCCGACTTGCGGGCCGCTGCCGATATCGGCACCCGCGCGGGCCAGCGCGCCGCCGAGCGTCTGGGCGCGCGCCGCCCCAAGACGGGCGCCTATCCGGTGCTCTTTGACGAGCGTATTTCGGCCTCGCTGATCGGGCATCTTCTGGGCGCGGCCAACGGCGCGGCGGTCGCGCGCGGGGCTACATGGCTGCGCCACAAGTTGGGCCAGCAGGTGCTGCCCGAGGCGCTGAGCATCATCGAGGATCCGCACCGCGTCCGCGTGGCCGGATCGCGCCCCTATGATGGCGAGGGCCTGCCGACGCAGCGCCGCGCCATCGTGGAAAACGGCGTGCTCACGGGCTGGGTTCTGGACCTTGCCAGCGCACGCCAACTGGGCATGCAATCGACCGCCAATGCCAAGCGCGGCATGTCCGGCCCGCCGCGCCCCGGCACCTGGAATATCGAGCTGACGCAGGGCAGCGCCAGCCGCGAGGATCTGATCAGGGATATGGGCACCGGCCTGCTCGTCACGTCCATGATCGGCTCGACCATCAACTCCAACACCGGGGACTATTCGCGCGGGGCCTCGGGCTTCTGGATCGAGAATGGCGAGATCGCCTATCCCGTGAACGAGCTGACCATCGCCGGGAACCTGCACGACATGCTGATGCGCCTGACACCCGCCAACGACGCGCGCACGCATCTGAGCAGCGTCGTGCCATCGCTTCTGGTCGAGGGGATGACCCTTGCCGGCACATGA
- a CDS encoding 3'(2'),5'-bisphosphate nucleotidase CysQ: MPAHDLPLLIDAARAAGEVATGYVGGSVKRWDKPEDAGPVTEADLAVNDTLESKLRGARPAYGWLSEESAHDPLRAAAPRTFIIDPIDGTRSFIDGSRAWAHALAVVDEGQVTAAVVYLPMLDLMYAASLGGGATLNGAPIRASVKDRAAGATLLAARPMLEARHWRGDVPAFKREHRPSLAYRLSLVAEGRFDAMLTLRKTWEWDVAAGDLILREAGAISTDRRGKALRFNNPVPQVDGMVAAGPLLHGEIVGALA; the protein is encoded by the coding sequence TTGCCGGCACATGACCTGCCCTTGCTGATCGACGCCGCCCGCGCCGCGGGCGAGGTGGCGACCGGCTATGTCGGCGGCAGCGTCAAACGCTGGGACAAGCCCGAGGACGCCGGCCCCGTGACCGAGGCGGATCTGGCCGTGAACGACACGCTCGAGTCCAAGCTGCGCGGCGCGCGCCCCGCCTATGGCTGGCTGAGCGAGGAGAGCGCGCATGACCCGCTGCGCGCCGCCGCGCCGCGCACATTCATTATCGACCCCATCGACGGCACGCGCAGCTTTATCGACGGCAGCCGCGCTTGGGCGCATGCGCTGGCCGTGGTGGACGAGGGACAGGTGACCGCAGCCGTCGTCTACCTGCCCATGCTCGACCTGATGTATGCGGCCAGCCTTGGCGGCGGCGCAACGCTGAACGGCGCACCCATCCGCGCCAGCGTGAAGGATCGGGCTGCGGGCGCGACCCTTCTGGCCGCGCGCCCCATGCTGGAGGCGCGGCACTGGCGCGGCGATGTCCCGGCCTTCAAACGCGAGCATCGCCCGTCGCTGGCCTATCGCCTCAGCCTTGTGGCCGAGGGCCGCTTTGACGCGATGCTGACCCTGCGCAAGACATGGGAATGGGATGTTGCCGCAGGCGATCTGATCCTGCGCGAGGCGGGGGCCATCTCGACCGACCGGCGCGGTAAGGCGCTGCGATTCAATAACCCCGTTCCGCAGGTTGACGGGATGGTGGCCGCCGGGCCGCTGCTGCATGGCGAGATCGTCGGCGCGCTGGCCTAG
- the plsY gene encoding glycerol-3-phosphate 1-O-acyltransferase PlsY codes for MPMIETSAAMLILWAIIGYLSGSVPSGMILARVMGLGNLREIGSGNIGATNVLRTGSKKAAALTLLLDGLKGAVPVLLARALAGEDAAQLAGLAAFLGHCFPVWLGFRGGKGVATFLGLMLALAWPVGLLACATWLATAALMRISSLSALVAAVSVPVWMLVLGHWSLLVLGILLAALILWRHSANIARIRAGTEPKIGAK; via the coding sequence ATGCCGATGATCGAGACCTCCGCCGCGATGCTGATCCTTTGGGCCATCATCGGCTATCTGTCGGGATCCGTCCCGTCGGGCATGATCCTGGCGCGCGTCATGGGGCTGGGCAACCTGCGCGAGATTGGATCGGGCAATATCGGCGCCACCAATGTGCTGCGCACCGGATCCAAGAAGGCCGCGGCGCTGACCCTGCTGTTGGACGGCCTCAAGGGCGCCGTGCCCGTATTGCTGGCGCGCGCGCTGGCGGGCGAGGATGCGGCGCAGTTGGCGGGCCTTGCCGCGTTTCTGGGCCATTGCTTCCCGGTCTGGCTGGGATTTCGCGGCGGCAAGGGAGTGGCCACCTTCCTCGGGCTCATGCTGGCGCTGGCGTGGCCCGTCGGGCTGCTGGCCTGCGCGACATGGCTGGCCACGGCAGCATTGATGCGGATCTCGTCGCTCTCGGCGTTGGTCGCGGCGGTCAGCGTGCCGGTCTGGATGCTGGTCCTCGGCCACTGGTCCCTGCTGGTCCTCGGCATCTTGCTGGCTGCGCTGATCCTCTGGCGCCACAGCGCCAACATCGCCCGCATACGCGCCGGGACCGAGCCAAAGATCGGTGCCAAGTGA
- the pyrC gene encoding dihydroorotase → MTATLIINAQLIDPEAGTVTRGSVLIEEGRISRITPEESDAAEERAPRAARVVDADGKHLAPGIVDIGVKVCEPGERHKESFRSAGLAAAAGGVTTMATRPDTLPAIDSPEVLEFTRRRANEAAPVNVLPMAALTKGREGREMTEIGFLMDAGAVAFTDCDHVVRDTKVFARALTYARGLGALVIAHPQEPGLSAGAAATSGKFASLYGLPAVSPMAERMGLDRDIALLEMTGARYHADQITTARALPALSRAKRNGLDITAGTSIHHLTLNELDVSGYRTFFKVKPPLRSEEDRQAIIEAVRTGLIDTISSMHTPQDEESKRLPFEEAASGAVALETLLPAALRLFHSGELDLPVLFRALALNPAKRLGLQCGRMAVGAPADLILFDANKPFILDRFALRSKSKNTPFDGARMQGRVLATYVGGAAVYEAE, encoded by the coding sequence ATGACCGCGACCCTCATCATCAACGCGCAGCTGATCGACCCCGAGGCCGGGACCGTCACGCGCGGCAGCGTCCTGATAGAGGAAGGTCGCATTTCGCGCATCACGCCAGAGGAGAGCGACGCCGCCGAGGAGCGCGCGCCCCGCGCCGCGCGCGTGGTGGATGCAGACGGCAAACATCTGGCGCCGGGCATCGTCGATATCGGCGTCAAGGTTTGCGAGCCGGGCGAGCGGCACAAGGAATCCTTCCGCTCGGCGGGCCTTGCCGCGGCGGCCGGCGGCGTGACTACCATGGCCACGCGCCCCGACACGCTGCCCGCCATCGACAGCCCCGAAGTACTGGAATTCACCCGCCGCCGCGCGAATGAGGCGGCGCCGGTCAATGTCCTTCCCATGGCCGCCCTGACCAAGGGGCGCGAGGGCCGCGAGATGACCGAGATCGGTTTTCTCATGGATGCGGGGGCGGTGGCCTTCACCGATTGCGACCATGTGGTGCGCGACACCAAGGTCTTTGCCCGCGCGCTGACCTATGCGCGCGGCCTCGGCGCGCTGGTCATCGCCCACCCGCAAGAGCCGGGGCTGAGCGCCGGGGCCGCCGCCACGAGCGGAAAGTTTGCCTCGCTCTACGGTCTGCCCGCCGTCTCGCCGATGGCCGAGCGCATGGGCCTCGACCGCGACATCGCGCTTCTGGAGATGACCGGCGCGCGCTACCACGCCGACCAGATCACCACCGCCCGCGCCCTGCCCGCGTTAAGCCGTGCCAAGCGCAACGGCCTCGACATCACGGCGGGCACGTCGATCCATCACCTGACTCTCAACGAGCTCGACGTGTCGGGCTACCGCACCTTTTTCAAGGTCAAGCCGCCGCTGCGCAGCGAGGAGGATCGCCAGGCGATCATCGAGGCAGTGCGGACCGGCCTGATCGACACGATCAGCTCGATGCACACGCCCCAAGACGAGGAATCCAAACGCCTGCCGTTCGAGGAGGCGGCATCGGGCGCGGTGGCGCTGGAAACGCTGCTGCCCGCGGCCTTGCGCCTTTTCCACTCGGGCGAGCTGGATCTGCCGGTGCTCTTCCGCGCGCTGGCGCTGAACCCGGCCAAACGCCTTGGTCTGCAATGCGGGCGGATGGCAGTGGGCGCCCCCGCCGATCTGATCCTCTTCGATGCCAACAAGCCCTTCATCCTCGACCGCTTCGCGCTGCGCTCGAAATCCAAGAACACGCCCTTCGACGGCGCCCGCATGCAGGGCCGCGTGCTGGCCACCTATGTCGGCGGCGCCGCAGTTTACGAGGCCGAATAG
- a CDS encoding aspartate carbamoyltransferase catalytic subunit, whose protein sequence is MTFAHSHLLGIEPLAPHDIRAVLDLADTYAERGRSGAKHGDALAGLTQINMFFENSTRTQASFELAGKRLGADVMSMAMQASSIKKGETLIDTAMTLNAMHPDLLVVRHPHSGAVDLLAQKVNCAVLNAGDGRHEHPTQALLDALTIRRAKGRLHRLNIAICGDIAHSRVARSNIILLGKMENRIRLIGPPTLMPAGIGEFGVEVYDDMQKGLEGVDVVMMLRLQRERMDGGFIPSEREYYHRYGLDAEKLAHAAPDAIVMHPGPMNRGVEIDGELADDIRRSVIQQQVEMGVAVRMAAMDLLARNLRARRAPQSVMA, encoded by the coding sequence GTGACCTTCGCCCACAGCCACCTTCTGGGGATCGAGCCTCTGGCCCCCCACGATATCCGCGCGGTGCTGGATCTGGCCGACACCTATGCCGAGCGCGGGCGCAGTGGCGCCAAACATGGCGATGCGCTGGCCGGTCTCACGCAGATCAACATGTTCTTTGAAAACTCCACCCGCACCCAGGCCAGTTTCGAGCTGGCCGGCAAGCGCCTCGGCGCCGATGTGATGTCGATGGCGATGCAGGCCAGCAGCATTAAGAAGGGCGAGACGCTGATCGACACCGCGATGACGCTGAACGCGATGCATCCTGATCTGCTGGTCGTGCGTCATCCGCATTCGGGGGCGGTCGACCTTCTGGCGCAGAAAGTGAACTGCGCTGTCCTCAACGCGGGCGACGGGCGGCACGAACATCCGACCCAGGCACTTCTCGATGCGCTGACGATCCGGCGCGCCAAGGGGCGGCTGCACCGTCTCAATATCGCCATCTGCGGCGATATCGCCCACAGCCGGGTGGCGCGCAGCAATATCATCCTCTTGGGCAAGATGGAGAACCGCATCCGCCTCATAGGCCCGCCCACCCTGATGCCGGCTGGCATCGGCGAGTTCGGCGTCGAGGTCTATGACGACATGCAAAAGGGCCTCGAGGGTGTCGACGTCGTTATGATGCTGCGGCTCCAGCGCGAGCGCATGGATGGCGGCTTCATCCCGTCCGAGCGCGAGTATTACCACCGCTATGGCCTCGACGCGGAAAAACTGGCCCATGCGGCGCCGGATGCCATCGTGATGCATCCCGGCCCGATGAACCGCGGCGTCGAGATCGACGGAGAGCTGGCCGACGATATCCGGCGCAGCGTCATTCAGCAGCAGGTCGAAATGGGCGTGGCCGTGCGCATGGCCGCGATGGACCTGCTGGCCCGCAACCTGCGCGCGCGGCGCGCTCCACAATCGGTGATGGCATGA
- a CDS encoding uracil-DNA glycosylase: MDSALDFHELRALLQWQVELGVTEAICDAPVDRYEAPAAAPAAAVPIASTPIAPAQANEGGGAVEAARAAAGAAQDLEALRAALAAYEHCELKRGARNLVFSDGVPGARVMIIGEAPGREEDREGRPFVGRAGQMLDRMLAAIGLSREESVYITNVMPWRPPQNADPKPNEIDMMRPFVQRHVELAAPDIVILMGNISCQTVLEARGITKLRGQWHEAWGKPVMPMFHPAYLLRMPAAKRAAWADLLAVQARLREGAR; this comes from the coding sequence ATGGATTCGGCACTGGATTTTCACGAACTGCGCGCGCTCCTGCAATGGCAGGTGGAGCTGGGCGTGACCGAGGCGATTTGCGATGCGCCGGTGGATCGCTACGAGGCGCCTGCCGCGGCCCCCGCGGCGGCTGTTCCGATTGCGTCCACGCCCATCGCCCCGGCCCAGGCGAATGAGGGCGGCGGCGCGGTGGAGGCCGCGCGCGCGGCTGCGGGTGCGGCGCAAGACCTCGAGGCTTTGCGTGCCGCGCTCGCCGCTTACGAGCATTGCGAATTGAAACGCGGCGCGCGCAACCTTGTCTTCTCGGACGGGGTGCCGGGCGCGCGTGTGATGATCATTGGTGAGGCGCCGGGCCGGGAGGAGGATCGTGAGGGACGGCCCTTCGTGGGCCGCGCGGGCCAGATGCTGGACCGGATGCTGGCCGCGATCGGGCTGAGCCGCGAAGAGAGCGTCTACATCACCAACGTCATGCCATGGCGGCCGCCACAGAACGCTGACCCGAAGCCGAACGAGATCGACATGATGCGGCCCTTCGTGCAGCGCCACGTGGAATTGGCCGCGCCGGATATCGTGATCCTGATGGGGAATATCAGCTGTCAGACTGTGCTGGAGGCGCGGGGGATCACCAAGCTGCGCGGCCAGTGGCACGAGGCATGGGGCAAGCCGGTGATGCCGATGTTCCATCCGGCCTATCTGCTGCGCATGCCTGCGGCCAAGCGGGCAGCTTGGGCCGATCTGCTGGCCGTGCAGGCGCGGCTGCGGGAGGGTGCGCGGTGA